A region from the Wansuia hejianensis genome encodes:
- a CDS encoding substrate-binding domain-containing protein yields the protein MKKKIAMLLGIVLTLSLTACGSGGNSAGSSASAGTSGGAASSASNSNSTSGSSASSASQASAAGTEKKAHKVAFADSFNGSTFRQLEEAAVEDACKIMQEQGRISEYAMVCANSDVATQISQINSFILDGYDIIIIDPASSSGLNDVIQQAVDAGIIVFAVSDGPLDTPGLCYEINTKPTDLWYEATKELCEIIGEEGNVLVSRGIIGYAFDEKANMGVDKALSEFPNVTKAGEIEGEWTDSVAKEAFAQVLPSMNYDVDLIIGQGGDDKVAVDVFEAAGKEVPVIMGQGRGNFLSWWAREYEENGYQTISVMADPYAAAMGVYTALDVADGLVSFSGDNMSMDCGGIILTTEDLEADLDFFKNMADDEVYAFERDYDYAVEMYSKYAD from the coding sequence ATGAAGAAGAAAATTGCAATGTTGTTAGGAATCGTCTTGACACTGTCCCTTACGGCCTGTGGATCGGGCGGGAATTCTGCCGGAAGCAGCGCTTCGGCAGGCACGTCCGGAGGAGCCGCTTCCAGCGCATCCAACAGTAACAGTACGTCCGGCAGCTCCGCAAGCAGTGCTTCACAGGCTTCTGCCGCTGGCACGGAAAAAAAAGCACATAAAGTTGCGTTTGCGGACAGTTTTAACGGCAGCACATTCCGCCAGCTGGAGGAGGCTGCTGTAGAAGATGCCTGTAAAATCATGCAGGAGCAGGGAAGGATTTCAGAGTACGCGATGGTCTGCGCCAACAGTGACGTAGCTACACAGATCTCACAGATTAACAGTTTTATTTTGGACGGCTATGACATCATCATTATCGATCCCGCTTCTTCCTCAGGTCTGAACGATGTGATTCAGCAGGCGGTGGATGCCGGAATCATTGTGTTCGCCGTAAGTGACGGCCCCCTTGACACGCCGGGCCTGTGCTATGAAATCAATACGAAGCCCACGGACCTGTGGTATGAGGCTACGAAAGAGCTGTGTGAGATCATCGGAGAAGAGGGTAATGTGCTGGTCAGCCGGGGAATTATCGGCTATGCTTTTGATGAGAAAGCGAATATGGGTGTGGATAAAGCCCTTTCTGAATTCCCAAATGTGACAAAAGCCGGTGAGATTGAAGGAGAATGGACAGATTCAGTGGCTAAAGAAGCGTTTGCCCAGGTCCTTCCCTCCATGAATTATGATGTGGATCTGATTATCGGGCAGGGCGGAGACGACAAAGTGGCGGTTGATGTATTTGAAGCGGCAGGTAAGGAAGTTCCGGTGATCATGGGACAGGGCCGCGGAAATTTCCTAAGCTGGTGGGCCAGGGAATATGAGGAAAATGGCTACCAGACAATTTCCGTTATGGCAGATCCCTACGCGGCGGCTATGGGCGTGTATACGGCACTGGATGTGGCGGACGGCCTGGTATCTTTCTCGGGTGATAACATGAGCATGGACTGCGGCGGAATCATTCTGACCACAGAGGACCTGGAAGCGGATCTGGACTTCTTTAAGAACATGGCGGATGATGAAGTATATGCGTTTGAGAGAGATTATGACTATGCGGTAGAAATGTATTCCAAATACGCGGATTAA